The following proteins are encoded in a genomic region of Cricetulus griseus strain 17A/GY chromosome 7, alternate assembly CriGri-PICRH-1.0, whole genome shotgun sequence:
- the Thap5 gene encoding LOW QUALITY PROTEIN: THAP domain-containing protein 5 isoform X2 (The sequence of the model RefSeq protein was modified relative to this genomic sequence to represent the inferred CDS: inserted 6 bases in 3 codons; substituted 2 bases at 2 genomic stop codons), with translation MKXDSWSLHKYQFPCSDHFTPDXVDIRXGILYLKQTAILTVFCLPENCQGKDTKKKKKNIQSNILTLKQNTWEISVNQDLGVAGFCASSENPNSATVTLTTSNSEDIXLPINHLTNSYFINNYVETVSGQENSFPLAQLXELNTNNKSAIAIFIPTENLKVAVNSVLSDPKYAMEMEDTDLDSLNKDVDHNAEVLQTEHLYCRQNINKEHLWQVSNLHSKIQNPSLARLKALEAFISQLWQGNWLFEENVKIIGNCFTTYNVTVI, from the exons ATGAAATGAGACTCTTGGAGTCTCCATAAATATCAGTTCCCATGTAGTGATCATTTTACTCCTGA TGTTGACATCAGATAGGGTATTCTTTATTTAAAGCAAACTGCAATTCTAACAGTATTTTGTTTGCCTGAAAACTGTCAgggaaaagatacaaaaaaaaaaaaaaaa AATATACAAAGTAACATTTTAACTCTTAAACAAAATACTTGGGAAATATCAGTAAATCAAGATTTAGGTGTAGCTGGATTTTGTGCATCTTCTGAGAACCCAAACTCTGCAACTGTCACTCTGACAACTTCAAATTCAGAAGATAT ATTACCAATCAATCATCTTACTAATTCATACTTTATAAATAATTATGTGGAAACTGTATCAGGTCAGGAAAATTCATTCCCTTTAGCACAGTT AGAattaaacacaaacaacaaatctGCTATTGCCATTTTTATACccacagaaaatttaaaagttgCAGTTAACTCTGTCTTATCAGACCCAAAGTATGCCATGGAAATGGAAGACACTGACTTAGACTCCTTAAATAAGGATGTAGACCACAATGCAGAAGTTTTACAAACTGAACATTTATACTGCAGACAAAACATAAACAAGGAACATCTTTGGCAAGTCTCCAATCTGCATTCAAAGATACAAAACCCATCTCTAGCAAGATTGAAGGCTTTGGAAGCTTTTATAAGCCAACTATGGCAGGGGAACTGGCTATTTGAAGAAAATGTCAAGATAATAGGGAACTGTTTCACAACATACAATGTCACTGTGATATAA